A region from the Campylobacter subantarcticus LMG 24377 genome encodes:
- the miaB gene encoding tRNA (N6-isopentenyl adenosine(37)-C2)-methylthiotransferase MiaB — MSKKLFIQTLGCAMNVRDSEHMIAELKEKENYELTQDAKEADLILINTCSVREKPVHKLFSEVGSFEKIKKNGAKIGVCGCTASHLGDEIFKRAPSVDFVLGARNVSKITKAVNTPKFLGNDIDFDESNYAFADFRNSLYKTYINISIGCDKHCTYCIVPHTRGDEISIPFEIIKNEALKAVSKGAKEIFLLGQNINNYGKRFSNAHEKINFSDLLEKLSEIEGLERIRFTSPHPLHMDDRFLEVFSKNPKVCKSMHMPLQSGSSEILKAMKRGYTKEWYLDRALKLRSMCKDVSISTDVIVAFPGESDKDFEDTMDVLEKVHFEQMFSFKYSKRPLTKAATMPNQISDDIASKRLSILQARHTEILDEIVLRQKDKEVEVLFEELRSEGNIAGRSDNNFLIQVKGSEELLGQMKKVKITNPRRMVLNGEIL, encoded by the coding sequence TTGAGTAAAAAACTTTTTATACAAACTTTAGGTTGTGCTATGAATGTGCGTGATTCAGAGCACATGATAGCTGAACTTAAAGAAAAAGAAAATTATGAATTAACTCAAGATGCAAAAGAAGCAGATTTGATTTTAATCAATACTTGTTCGGTGCGTGAAAAACCCGTGCACAAACTTTTTTCAGAAGTTGGAAGTTTTGAAAAAATCAAAAAAAATGGTGCCAAAATAGGTGTTTGTGGTTGCACTGCTTCACATTTGGGAGATGAGATTTTTAAGCGTGCTCCTAGTGTGGATTTTGTTTTGGGTGCTAGAAATGTTTCCAAAATCACAAAGGCCGTAAATACTCCAAAATTTTTAGGTAATGATATAGATTTTGATGAGAGTAATTATGCTTTTGCAGATTTTAGAAATAGCCTTTATAAAACTTATATTAATATCTCCATAGGTTGTGATAAGCATTGTACTTATTGTATAGTGCCTCACACAAGAGGAGATGAGATTTCTATACCTTTTGAGATTATTAAAAATGAAGCATTGAAAGCTGTTTCTAAGGGTGCTAAAGAGATTTTTTTACTAGGACAAAATATTAATAATTACGGCAAAAGATTTTCTAATGCACATGAAAAGATTAATTTTTCAGATCTTTTAGAAAAATTAAGCGAGATAGAAGGTTTAGAGCGTATCCGTTTTACAAGCCCACATCCTTTACATATGGATGATAGATTTTTAGAGGTTTTTTCTAAAAATCCTAAAGTATGTAAGTCTATGCATATGCCTTTACAAAGTGGTTCAAGTGAAATTTTGAAAGCTATGAAGCGAGGTTATACGAAAGAGTGGTATTTAGATAGAGCATTGAAACTTCGTTCTATGTGTAAAGATGTAAGTATTTCTACAGATGTGATTGTGGCTTTTCCTGGTGAGAGTGACAAAGACTTTGAAGACACCATGGATGTGCTTGAAAAAGTGCATTTTGAACAAATGTTTTCTTTTAAATACTCCAAAAGACCGTTAACCAAAGCTGCAACTATGCCAAATCAAATTTCTGATGATATTGCTTCAAAGCGTTTGAGTATTCTACAAGCTAGACATACAGAAATTTTAGATGAAATTGTTTTAAGACAAAAGGATAAAGAAGTAGAAGTATTATTTGAAGAATTAAGAAGCGAAGGAAATATTGCAGGTAGAAGTGATAATAACTTTTTGATTCAAGTTAAAGGTAGTGAAGAGTTATTGGGACAAATGAAAAAAGTAAAAATCACCAATCCTAGGCGTATGGTGTTAAACGGTGAAATCCTTTAA
- a CDS encoding lysophospholipid acyltransferase family protein, giving the protein MKSFKINLLAFGIFLLQWLVFLTCRKIYLGQKLPSRSCVILFWHGRLALMPFAYKKMGIKEKKAYVMISHHKDGEIIARNIALFGLDTLRGSTSKGALTLLKQSFKILDQGDDIIITPDGPRGPYHSVSDGSVMIALKKNAPLFLLNYEASSFWEFKSWDKMILPKPFSKITYRLSEEIKIQNLNLEEAKVLIKEKFDMISQIDKG; this is encoded by the coding sequence GTGAAATCCTTTAAGATTAATCTTTTAGCTTTTGGAATTTTTTTACTACAATGGTTGGTCTTTTTAACTTGTAGAAAGATTTATTTAGGGCAAAAGCTTCCAAGCAGATCTTGCGTGATACTTTTTTGGCATGGGCGTCTTGCTTTAATGCCTTTTGCATATAAAAAAATGGGTATTAAGGAAAAAAAAGCTTATGTGATGATTTCGCACCATAAAGATGGAGAAATCATTGCTAGGAATATTGCTTTGTTTGGTTTAGATACTTTAAGAGGTAGCACAAGCAAAGGTGCTTTGACTTTGTTAAAACAATCTTTTAAAATTTTAGATCAAGGAGATGATATCATCATTACCCCAGATGGACCAAGAGGTCCTTATCATAGTGTTTCAGATGGTTCTGTGATGATAGCTTTGAAAAAAAATGCTCCACTTTTTTTACTAAATTATGAAGCAAGTTCTTTTTGGGAATTTAAAAGTTGGGATAAAATGATCTTACCTAAACCTTTTTCCAAGATTACTTATAGACTAAGTGAAGAAATCAAAATACAAAATTTAAATTTAGAAGAAGCTAAAGTATTGATAAAAGAAAAATTTGATATGATAAGTCAAATAGACAAAGGATAA
- a CDS encoding HP0268 family nuclease — MDLKIARTSVEEKPKSISLESIEKAVDKEGQKFFYFDKDNAHKQLIALVEYFEKKGKCVYHRTIKYGLDDTDFMYEVHIL; from the coding sequence ATGGACTTAAAAATAGCAAGAACCTCTGTTGAAGAAAAGCCAAAAAGTATAAGTTTAGAAAGTATTGAAAAGGCTGTGGATAAAGAAGGTCAAAAATTTTTCTATTTTGATAAAGACAATGCCCATAAGCAATTAATCGCTTTAGTAGAGTATTTTGAAAAAAAAGGAAAATGTGTTTATCATAGAACGATCAAATATGGTTTAGATGATACAGATTTTATGTATGAGGTACACATTCTTTGA